One genomic window of Nicotiana sylvestris chromosome 10, ASM39365v2, whole genome shotgun sequence includes the following:
- the LOC104229038 gene encoding F-box/kelch-repeat protein At1g23390, protein MNQISKIPLTNYYPLPLYKYQPQTILLHFNINHYCSKLFIFEIFNYFKLSKKMAIILDDEAPIHGDVLEVILSHVPLVDLVPASCVSKSWSRAITSSLRCFNKPKPWLIIHTQCTRSPYDISVHAYDPRSHVWLEISQPSIKYVSALRSSHSNLLYMLSPSKLSFSFDPMNVTWHHVDAPRVWRTDPIVAHVAGSIIIAGGTCDFEDDPLAVEIYNMETRTWETCESMPAILKDSAASTWLSIATTGDKLIVAEKFTGVTHCFDPKTKNWAGPYELRADPQIFYSIIGFSNDRLILIGMIGDAENVTGVKIWKVNTENFECEKMGEMPPALTKKLKSETFGVSSVSVCLAGDYAYMYKSSEMAEEIVGWEFKNGGGLRWWSMNNAAAGDGNRSERVVFTCSVIGLPDLQRAVSLENRKIAVKL, encoded by the coding sequence ATGAACCAAATATCCAAAATACCTCTCACCAACTATTATCCACTTCCCCTATATAAATACCAACCTCAAACCATTCTTCTCCACTTCAATATAAATCACTATTGCAGCAAACTTTTCATCTTTGAAATATTCAATTACTTCAAACTATCCAAAAAAATGGCCATTATTCTTGATGATGAAGCCCCCATTCATGGAGATGTCTTAGAGGTTATTCTTTCGCACGTGCCACTTGTCGACTTGGTTCCCGCTTCGTGCGTGTCAAAATCATGGAGCCGAGCCATCACCTCTTCTCTCCGATGCTTCAACAAGCCAAAGCCGTGGCTTATTATACACACCCAATGCACTCGCTCACCCTATGACATTTCTGTACACGCTTATGACCCCCGCTCGCACGTGTGGCTTGAGATATCTCAACCGTCCATTAAGTACGTCTCCGCCCTCCGATCATCCCATTCCAATTTGCTCTACATGCTTTCACCTTCAAAGCTCTCTTTCTCATTCGACCCGATGAATGTCACGTGGCATCACGTGGATGCACCGCGCGTGTGGAGGACCGATCCTATCGTGGCTCATGTAGCCGGCTCCATCATTATTGCCGGCGGTACATGCGATTTTGAGGACGATCCTTTAGCCGTGGAAATCTACAACATGGAGACTCGCACGTGGGAAACGTGTGAGTCCATGCCGGCGATACTCAAAGACTCCGCAGCTTCCACGTGGCTGTCGATCGCCACCACCGGCGATAAACTCATTGTCGCCGAGAAATTCACTGGCGTCACTCACTGCTTTGACCCGAAAACCAAGAATTGGGCCGGACCTTACGAGCTAAGGGCCGACCCACAAATTTTCTATTCGATCATCGGATTCTCCAATGATCGTCTGATCCTCATTGGCATGATCGGAGACGCTGAAAATGTCACTGGAGTTAAAATTTGGAAAGTGAACACGGAGAATTTTGAGTGTGAGAAAATGGGGGAAATGCCGCCGGCGTTAACTAAGAAGCTGAAAAGTGAAACTTTTGGAGTTTCTTCAGTTAGTGTGTGTTTAGCTGGAGATTATGCATACATGTACAAGTCATCGGAGATGGCGGAGGAGATAGTGGGTTGGGAGTTCAAGAACGGCGGCGGATTACGGTGGTGGAGCATGAATAATGCGGCGGCTGGCGACGGAAACAGATCGGAGAGAGTGGTGTTTACTTGTTCTGTTATTGGGTTACCCGATTTGCAGCGAGCTGTGTCATTGGAAAATCGAAAAATTGCTGTGAAGTTATGA